Part of the Solwaraspora sp. WMMA2065 genome is shown below.
GCGGGCGTTGCTGGCCGAGCTGTCCGCCCTCGGGGTGAATCTGCTGCAGGCGACGGCCCAGCCTGACGAGGACGGCGTCACCCGGCTGCCGGTGGAGGCCCCGGCGATGGTGGCCCGGATCGGGCCGGTGACCGCGACCAGCGCGGTAGCCAACACCAACACGGTGATCCGCCGTTCCGACTTGATCGACCCACGCGACGGCTCCGGGTTGACCGTGCTGGCCAGCGACGCGAGGTTGCCGGTGACGCTCGACGCGCGGCTGCGGACCGGGCGTTACCTCGACGCCGCCACCGAACGGCTGCCGACGGTGGTGCTCGGCGCGGTCGCCGCGACCCGGCTGGGTGTGGTCGACCTGGGCCCGGTGGACTCGCCGACGCAGGTACGCATCGGCGACGTCTGGTTCACTGTGATCGGCATCCTGGAGCCGCTGCCGTTGGCCCCGGAGATCGACCGGTCGGCCCTGGTGGGGTGGCCGGCGGCCGAGTCCGAGCTGGGTTTCGGCGGGCACCCGACGGTGATCTACCTGCGGGCGCACGAGCCGGCGATCGAGGCGGTGCGGGCGGTGCTGCCGGCGACGATCGACCCGCAGCGGCCCAGCAAGGTGCAGGTGACCAGGCCGTCGGACGCGCTGGCGGCCAAACGTGCCACCGAGAGCAGCTTTGCCTCGCTGTTCCTGGCGCTGGCCGGGGTGGCGCTGCTGGTCGGCGGGATCGGGGTGGC
Proteins encoded:
- a CDS encoding ABC transporter permease; translated protein: MQLPRPVRLAPLDLLRLGLVGIRTRRLRAALSALGISIGIATMIVVTGIPAASERALLAELSALGVNLLQATAQPDEDGVTRLPVEAPAMVARIGPVTATSAVANTNTVIRRSDLIDPRDGSGLTVLASDARLPVTLDARLRTGRYLDAATERLPTVVLGAVAATRLGVVDLGPVDSPTQVRIGDVWFTVIGILEPLPLAPEIDRSALVGWPAAESELGFGGHPTVIYLRAHEPAIEAVRAVLPATIDPQRPSKVQVTRPSDALAAKRATESSFASLFLALAGVALLVGGIGVANTMVISVLERRSEIGLRRALGASRGQIRAQFLTESVALSLLGGLAGTALGLAATAGYAVANGWPVVVPPGATLAGLGGALLVGVVAGGYPALQAARLPPTRALATT